One region of Chryseobacterium wanjuense genomic DNA includes:
- a CDS encoding thioredoxin family protein: MKKIISIILLFWLNFSFAQVKWMTIDEALKAQKENPKKILIDFYADWCGPCKIMDKKTYGNQIITDILNQNYYAVKFNAEEKKSFEIFGRLFSNPNIEQKKGRNSLHEFTEYMNVGAVPSTVFLDENGGPITILQGELSAKELEPYLELISKNLFKKIRTRQQWEDYQKKFKSRIDEI; encoded by the coding sequence ATGAAGAAAATTATAAGCATAATCCTACTTTTTTGGTTAAACTTCAGCTTTGCGCAGGTAAAGTGGATGACCATTGATGAGGCCTTGAAAGCGCAGAAAGAAAATCCTAAAAAAATATTGATTGATTTTTATGCAGACTGGTGCGGACCATGCAAGATCATGGATAAAAAAACCTACGGAAACCAGATTATTACTGATATTTTAAATCAAAATTATTATGCTGTAAAATTTAATGCTGAAGAAAAAAAATCGTTTGAAATTTTCGGACGCCTATTCTCAAATCCGAATATTGAACAAAAAAAAGGAAGAAACTCTTTACATGAATTCACAGAATATATGAATGTGGGAGCAGTTCCGAGTACTGTTTTTCTCGATGAAAACGGCGGACCGATTACCATTTTGCAAGGAGAATTATCGGCAAAAGAACTGGAACCTTATCTGGAATTAATTTCAAAAAATCTTTTCAAAAAAATCCGGACGAGACAGCAATGGGAAGACTATCAGAAGAAATTCAAATCCAGAATTGATGAGATTTAA
- a CDS encoding type II toxin-antitoxin system RelE/ParE family toxin produces MMEIIWSEETLKNYLKVIDYLFENWTKEVERFENHFNKLTDNLKNHVTICPKSKILNLRKCIIDENNSLIYQEINDKIFLVTIIDNRSFHFY; encoded by the coding sequence ATGATGGAAATTATTTGGTCTGAAGAAACTTTAAAAAACTATTTAAAGGTAATTGATTATTTGTTTGAAAACTGGACAAAAGAAGTTGAAAGATTTGAAAATCATTTTAATAAATTGACTGATAATCTAAAAAATCATGTTACAATTTGTCCGAAATCAAAAATTCTTAATTTAAGAAAATGTATTATTGATGAAAACAATTCATTAATCTATCAGGAAATAAATGATAAAATTTTTCTTGTCACCATTATTGATAACCGAAGTTTTCATTTTTACTAA
- a CDS encoding peptide MFS transporter, translated as MSLTLDEIQDFKGKYPSQIWSLFFSEMWERFCFYGMRGMLVFFMISQLNLHEKEANLQYAATQAFVYAFTFIGGLFADKILGFRKSLFWGGLLMIIGSLILAADPHKFFFLGISFTVVGTGFFKPNISSMVGQLYKPNDSRADAGFSLFYAGINLGALLGGYLCITIGKGEILTSLIPENMRWNVAFGLAAIVMVVSLINFIFTQKRLGTIGLQPGHPMAEVKSAPIPKWQEYGVYVLSLIFIPIIMIMVAKTQYTNYFMYTVGPLTLLYLFYEMTKVTPSERKKLWAALVFILFSILFWGIYEQSGGSLSIFAAKNLNKDLLGLDPNGVNNSGGAFFIIFLAPLIGLLWIWLNKRKIEPNTLIKFGLGFIFLGLGYYVLFATRLFVNAAGITSLNFFTLALLIITLGELCLSPIGLSIMTKLSTKNLQGMMMGMWFLASAYGQYVAGIIGASMATEKKGASNYDAFITYTDGYKQLGLYAVIAGVVLILISPYVKKLMQDVK; from the coding sequence ATGAGTTTAACTTTAGACGAAATACAAGACTTCAAAGGAAAATACCCAAGCCAGATCTGGAGCCTTTTCTTCTCCGAAATGTGGGAACGTTTCTGTTTTTACGGAATGCGTGGGATGCTGGTTTTTTTTATGATCTCACAATTAAATTTACATGAAAAAGAAGCTAATCTTCAATATGCCGCAACACAGGCATTTGTTTATGCATTCACTTTTATAGGAGGTCTTTTTGCTGATAAAATTTTAGGTTTCAGAAAATCTCTTTTCTGGGGCGGACTTTTAATGATCATCGGAAGTTTAATTCTGGCAGCAGATCCGCATAAGTTCTTTTTCCTTGGAATTTCCTTTACTGTTGTAGGTACGGGGTTCTTTAAACCTAATATCTCCTCAATGGTGGGACAGCTTTATAAGCCCAATGATTCAAGAGCAGACGCAGGATTTTCACTTTTCTATGCAGGAATAAATCTTGGTGCTTTATTGGGTGGTTATCTTTGTATTACCATAGGAAAAGGAGAAATTCTTACTTCCCTTATCCCAGAAAACATGAGATGGAACGTAGCTTTTGGTTTAGCAGCAATCGTAATGGTTGTGAGCTTAATAAATTTCATTTTCACTCAAAAAAGACTTGGAACAATCGGACTTCAGCCCGGACATCCTATGGCAGAAGTAAAATCTGCTCCCATACCCAAATGGCAGGAATACGGAGTATATGTTTTATCATTAATTTTTATTCCGATCATTATGATCATGGTAGCAAAAACACAGTATACAAACTATTTTATGTATACCGTGGGTCCTCTTACCCTTCTTTATCTTTTCTACGAAATGACGAAAGTAACCCCTTCGGAGCGCAAAAAACTCTGGGCAGCTTTGGTTTTCATTTTATTTTCGATTTTATTCTGGGGAATTTACGAACAAAGCGGAGGTTCGTTGAGTATTTTCGCCGCCAAAAACTTAAATAAAGATCTTCTCGGTTTAGATCCAAATGGTGTAAATAATTCCGGAGGAGCGTTTTTTATTATTTTCCTGGCTCCATTAATTGGGTTGCTTTGGATATGGCTGAACAAAAGAAAAATTGAGCCGAATACGCTCATCAAATTCGGGTTAGGATTTATCTTCCTGGGGTTGGGGTATTATGTATTATTTGCTACAAGACTTTTTGTAAATGCCGCAGGAATTACATCACTAAACTTCTTTACCCTCGCTTTACTCATTATTACTTTAGGAGAGCTTTGTTTATCGCCCATCGGATTATCGATTATGACTAAACTTTCCACTAAAAATCTTCAGGGAATGATGATGGGAATGTGGTTTTTGGCCTCAGCTTACGGACAGTATGTCGCAGGAATCATAGGGGCAAGCATGGCAACAGAAAAGAAAGGGGCATCCAACTATGATGCTTTTATCACTTATACCGATGGATATAAACAATTAGGATTGTATGCGGTAATTGCCGGCGTAGTATTAATTTTGATCTCTCCTTACGTGAAAAAATTAATGCAGGATGTAAAATAA
- a CDS encoding peptide MFS transporter, whose translation MDNTEALSPKPDEFVENKNSRHPKGLWVLFGTEMWERFNFYGMRALLTLFMVNSLLIKEADAAIIYGGFLALCYLTPLLGGFIADKYIGNRNAILIGGSLMAIGQFLLFISASTFSADLGSAKMIMWLALFIIIFGNGFFKPNISSMVGSLYPKQEKSKLDSAFTIFYMGINIGAFLGQFICPYVGDVKDAATGVRDIFAFKWGFLAASLAMVIGTITFFILKNKYVVTPEGRPIGGLPKHNTSADFEEGETQTAKFSGKALGITGVLFVILFFAFRYLLVGEFGFNSVEMGQLIKGIIYPFIYAAGISLAFLIMSSAENKVEKQRIWVIYIVSFFIIFFWAAFEQAGSSLTFIADNQTDRNIFGWNMPPSMVQIFNGIFVVLLAVPFSLCWDKLRAKGKEPVSPMKQAIGLALIALSYFIIAHNVKDLGNSGLLAIKWLMLLYFIQTCGELCLSPIGLSLVGKLAPKRFASLLYGVFFISNAAGYALAGSLGALIPATGDKFSKAQEIGVNLQDVLDKKVTLTADQAAAFEKAQLPIANPTFAGFEIHNLFEFFMVFVVLCGIASVILALISPILKKMMHGVN comes from the coding sequence ATGGATAATACTGAAGCATTAAGTCCGAAACCGGATGAATTTGTAGAGAATAAGAATTCCAGGCATCCAAAAGGATTATGGGTTCTGTTCGGAACAGAAATGTGGGAGCGTTTCAACTTTTATGGAATGAGAGCACTTTTGACGCTCTTCATGGTAAATTCCTTATTAATAAAAGAAGCTGATGCAGCAATCATCTATGGTGGATTTTTAGCTTTATGTTATCTTACTCCACTTTTGGGAGGTTTCATCGCCGATAAATACATCGGAAACAGAAATGCCATCTTAATCGGTGGATCGCTGATGGCTATCGGGCAGTTTTTGCTGTTCATCAGTGCATCAACATTCTCTGCAGATTTAGGAAGTGCAAAAATGATCATGTGGCTGGCTTTATTCATTATTATTTTCGGTAACGGATTTTTCAAGCCAAACATTTCTTCCATGGTGGGAAGCCTTTATCCAAAACAGGAAAAATCAAAACTAGACTCCGCTTTCACGATTTTCTATATGGGAATCAATATCGGGGCATTTTTAGGACAGTTTATTTGTCCATACGTAGGAGACGTAAAAGATGCTGCAACGGGAGTGAGAGATATTTTCGCCTTCAAATGGGGATTCTTAGCCGCTTCACTTGCTATGGTTATCGGAACAATCACGTTCTTTATCCTTAAAAACAAATATGTAGTAACGCCGGAAGGAAGACCTATCGGTGGATTACCAAAACATAATACCAGTGCAGATTTCGAAGAAGGAGAAACGCAGACTGCTAAATTCTCAGGAAAAGCTTTGGGAATTACAGGAGTTCTATTCGTTATTTTATTTTTCGCTTTCAGATATTTATTGGTAGGAGAATTCGGATTCAATTCTGTGGAAATGGGGCAGTTAATCAAAGGAATTATTTATCCTTTCATTTATGCAGCCGGTATTTCCTTAGCATTCCTTATTATGAGCTCTGCTGAAAATAAAGTAGAAAAACAAAGAATCTGGGTAATTTATATCGTATCATTCTTTATTATTTTCTTCTGGGCAGCTTTCGAACAGGCAGGTTCTTCACTTACCTTCATCGCAGATAACCAGACTGACAGAAACATCTTCGGATGGAATATGCCGCCTTCAATGGTTCAGATTTTCAACGGGATCTTCGTTGTATTATTGGCAGTTCCTTTCAGTTTATGCTGGGATAAATTAAGAGCAAAAGGCAAAGAGCCGGTTTCTCCAATGAAGCAGGCGATTGGTTTGGCTTTAATTGCTTTAAGTTATTTCATCATTGCACACAACGTAAAAGATCTTGGAAACTCGGGATTATTGGCCATCAAATGGTTGATGTTATTATATTTCATCCAGACTTGTGGTGAGCTTTGTTTATCACCGATCGGATTGTCATTGGTAGGAAAATTAGCTCCAAAAAGATTCGCTTCATTATTGTATGGTGTATTCTTTATTTCTAATGCCGCTGGTTATGCATTGGCAGGTTCATTAGGAGCATTGATCCCTGCAACAGGTGATAAATTCTCTAAAGCACAGGAAATCGGAGTAAATCTTCAGGATGTTTTAGATAAAAAAGTGACTTTAACGGCTGATCAGGCGGCGGCATTTGAAAAGGCTCAGTTGCCTATAGCAAACCCTACTTTTGCCGGATTTGAGATCCACAACTTATTCGAATTCTTCATGGTATTCGTGGTGCTTTGTGGTATTGCTTCCGTTATTCTGGCTTTAATTTCGCCAATCTTAAAGAAAATGATGCACGGTGTAAACTAA
- a CDS encoding DUF2281 domain-containing protein — MEITLKDLENNIRTLPENFYEEVNDFIDFLKTKYTRANAEDWSGILSEPQRESIKKGIDDIENEKTLSHESAQKKIKDYIASKK, encoded by the coding sequence ATGGAAATTACATTAAAAGATTTAGAAAACAATATCAGAACACTTCCCGAAAATTTTTACGAAGAAGTGAATGATTTTATTGATTTTTTGAAGACAAAATACACTAGAGCAAATGCTGAAGATTGGTCAGGAATTTTATCTGAACCTCAGAGAGAATCAATTAAAAAAGGAATTGATGATATAGAAAATGAAAAAACTCTGAGTCATGAATCTGCCCAAAAGAAAATCAAGGATTATATTGCTTCAAAGAAATAA
- a CDS encoding peptide MFS transporter, giving the protein MKTKHPKGLPFLFFTEMWERFGYYLILGIFVLYVIEPTGLKGGLGLPDKTADDIFGTYIALTYLTPFIGGFLADRVLGYIKSIYLGGVLMAAGYIGMGVFKDLTLFYSSLALIIIGNGFFKPTISTLLGNLYSEEPYKANKDSGYNIFYMGINIGAFICNIIAAFMRNKFGWGEAFITAGVGMLIGLIIFTIGRKHYIHAAQMKPVQEGDTKLSEILVKVFLPAIIAGAIGWVIPENIFGSDNTDAFIFACVPVIYFYASLYFKAKPEEKSSIGALLSVFLISMFFWAVFKQNGTALTRWANYYTDRSVPAALEKPLEGIYMVDGKGYEDKEVSVYDDQYQSQKDKDGKTIKETGKDIYFRNISPEQRADLEKNPDKKVYLYNTELFQSINPFWVIALTPIVVGFWALLRRKGKEPLTPTKIVLGLFISGLSCLVMVLAVWAGDNGAVKVSPWWLVASYGVITVGELCLSPMGLSFVSKLSPARITALMMGGFFLANSVGNKLSGILASTWYSYDNKMNYFLVNFALLIFATLLGLSMLKRLNKIMKEKGH; this is encoded by the coding sequence ATGAAGACTAAACATCCTAAGGGATTGCCTTTCCTCTTCTTTACGGAAATGTGGGAGCGTTTCGGGTACTACCTGATTCTCGGAATTTTTGTTTTGTATGTAATTGAACCAACTGGTTTAAAAGGTGGTCTCGGACTTCCCGACAAAACAGCAGACGACATTTTCGGAACTTATATCGCTTTGACTTATTTGACGCCATTTATCGGTGGATTCCTGGCAGACAGAGTGTTAGGATATATCAAATCCATTTATTTGGGAGGAGTTTTAATGGCAGCCGGATACATCGGGATGGGAGTTTTCAAGGATCTGACGTTGTTCTACTCTTCTTTAGCATTGATTATCATCGGAAACGGTTTCTTTAAACCAACAATTTCTACACTTTTAGGAAATCTATACTCCGAGGAACCTTATAAAGCCAATAAAGATTCCGGGTACAATATTTTTTACATGGGAATCAATATTGGAGCGTTTATTTGTAACATTATTGCGGCATTTATGAGAAATAAATTCGGTTGGGGTGAAGCCTTCATCACTGCCGGAGTCGGAATGCTGATCGGTTTAATCATTTTTACCATCGGAAGAAAACATTATATCCATGCGGCTCAAATGAAGCCTGTACAGGAAGGTGATACGAAGCTTTCTGAAATTTTGGTTAAAGTTTTCTTACCGGCAATTATCGCAGGAGCAATTGGCTGGGTAATTCCCGAAAATATCTTTGGAAGTGACAATACTGATGCCTTTATTTTTGCCTGCGTTCCTGTTATTTATTTTTATGCTTCCCTTTATTTTAAGGCAAAACCGGAAGAAAAATCTTCCATCGGAGCTTTGTTATCGGTTTTCTTAATCAGTATGTTTTTCTGGGCAGTTTTCAAACAAAACGGGACAGCTTTGACGAGATGGGCCAATTATTATACCGATAGAAGCGTTCCTGCAGCTTTAGAAAAGCCTTTGGAAGGAATCTATATGGTGGACGGAAAAGGCTATGAAGACAAAGAAGTTTCTGTCTACGACGACCAGTATCAGTCTCAAAAAGACAAGGATGGAAAAACTATTAAAGAAACAGGAAAAGATATTTATTTCAGGAATATTTCGCCCGAACAAAGAGCAGATTTAGAAAAAAATCCTGATAAAAAGGTGTATTTATACAATACAGAATTGTTCCAATCGATCAATCCGTTTTGGGTAATTGCTTTAACGCCGATTGTCGTAGGATTCTGGGCACTTTTAAGGAGAAAAGGAAAAGAGCCTTTGACGCCAACGAAAATTGTTTTGGGATTATTCATTTCGGGATTATCCTGTTTGGTGATGGTTCTCGCCGTTTGGGCCGGAGATAACGGAGCTGTAAAAGTTTCACCTTGGTGGCTGGTTGCAAGCTACGGAGTCATAACAGTCGGCGAATTATGCCTTTCTCCGATGGGGCTTTCATTCGTTTCCAAGCTTTCTCCTGCGAGAATTACCGCTTTGATGATGGGTGGATTTTTCCTTGCAAACTCAGTCGGGAACAAGCTTTCAGGAATTTTGGCAAGCACATGGTACAGCTACGACAATAAAATGAATTATTTCCTAGTAAACTTCGCTTTACTGATATTTGCTACACTTTTAGGACTTTCTATGTTAAAAAGATTAAACAAAATCATGAAAGAAAAAGGACATTAA